The following are from one region of the Myotis daubentonii chromosome 2, mMyoDau2.1, whole genome shotgun sequence genome:
- the GTSF1 gene encoding gametocyte-specific factor 1 produces MEETYIDSLDPEKLLQCPYDKNHQIRACRFPYHLIKCRKNHPDVANKLATCPFNARHQVPRTEISHHISSCDDKSCIEQDIVNQTRNLGQETLVESTWQCPPCDEDWDKDLWEQTSTPFVWGTANYCGKNSPASNIVMEHKSNLASGMRVPKSLPYVLPWKNNGNAQ; encoded by the exons ATGGAAGAAACTTACA tcgATTCCCTGGACCCTGAAAAGCTATTACAATGTCCCTATGATAAAAACCACCAGATCAGAGCCTGCAGGTTTCCTTATCATCTTATCAAGTGCAGAAAG AATCATCCTGATGTCGCAAACAAATTGGCTACTTGTCCCTTCAATGCTCGCCATCAGGTTCCTCGGACCGAAATCAGTCACCATATTTCAAGCTGTGATGACAAAAGTTGTATAGAGCAAGACATTG TCAACCAAACCAGGAACCTTGGACAAGAGACTCTGGTTGAGAGCACATGGCAGTGCCCTCCTTGTGATGAAGACTGGGATAAAG ATTTGTGGGAACAAACTAGCACCCCATTTGTCTGGGGCACAGCCAACTACTGTGGCAAGAACAG CCCTGCAAGCAACATAGTTATGGAACATAAGAGTAACCTGGCTTCAGGCATGCGCGTTCCCAAGTCTCTGCCGTATGTTCTGCCATGGAAAAACA ATGGAAATGCACAGTAA